One part of the Raphanus sativus cultivar WK10039 chromosome 7, ASM80110v3, whole genome shotgun sequence genome encodes these proteins:
- the LOC108814766 gene encoding aspartyl protease family protein At5g10770: MILSDTSNIVREKKRAKMSFNRIFLNIIIILCVCLNWDCSEGAHEKQRRAINSHTIQLSSLFPSPSSPCVLSTRASNTKSSLHVTHRHGTCSRITSAKAKSPDHAEILRLDQARVNSIHSKLSKKLTDRVRQSKSTALPAKDGSTYGTGNYVVTVGIGTPKHDLSLIFDTGSDLTWIQCEPCVRTCYSQKEPIFNPSSSSSYHNVSCSSAECSSLSSATGNSGSCSASNCVYGIQYGDQSFSVGFLAKEKFTLTASNVFDGVSFGCGENNQGLFTGVAGLLGLGRDKLSFPSQTASTYNKIFSYCLPSSASYTGHLTFGSAGISRSVKFTPISTITDGTSFYGLDIVGISVGGQDLAIPPTVFSTPGGLIDSGTVISRLPPRAYAALRSSFKAKMLQYKNTSAVSILDTCFDLTGLKTVTIPTVSFRFSGGAVVELGSRGVLYAFKMSQVCLAFAGNSDENNAAIFGNVQQQTLEVVYDGAGGRVGFAPNGCK; encoded by the exons ATGATATTGAGTGACACTTCTAATATTGtgagggagaagaagagagcAAAAATGAGCTTTAATAGGATTTTTTTGAATATCATAATAATCCTTTGTGTATGCCTCAATTGGGACTGTAGCGAGGGAGCTCATGAAAAACAGAGGAGGGCGATTAATTCTCATACTATCCAACTCAGCTCCCTCTTCCCTTCACCATCATCACCTTGTGTTCTTTCTACAAGGG CCTCCAATACAAAGTCCTCACTGCACGTGACGCACAGGCACGGCACATGCTCACGTATAACCAGTGCCAAAGCCAAGAGTCCAGACCATGCCGAGATTCTTAGACTGGACCAAGCGCGCGTAAACTCGATCCACTCCAAACTTTCGAAGAAGCTCACAGACCGAGTCAGGCAAAGCAAGTCAACGGCTCTACCTGCTAAAGACGGAAGCACCTACGGAACAGGAAACTACGTCGTGACTGTCGGAATCGGAACACCGAAACACGATCTGTCCCTGATCTTCGACACAGGAAGCGATCTGACGTGGATTCAGTGCGAGCCATGCGTTCGAACTTGCTATTCCCAAAAAGAACCAATCTTCAACCCGTCTTCCTCTTCCTCGTACCATAACGTCTCTTGCTCGTCGGCTGAGTGTAGCTCTCTCTCCTCTGCTACAG GTAACTCTGGATCATGCTCGGCTTCAAACTGCGTCTACGGTATTCAGTACGGCGATCAATCGTTCTCCGTTGGATTCCTCGCCAAGGAGAAGTTTACACTAACGGCTTCTAACGTCTTCGACGGCGTTAGCTTCGGCTGCGGCGAGAACAACCAAGGACTTTTCACCGGAGTCGCCGGACTTCTCGGCCTCGGCCGCGACAAGCTCTCTTTCCCGTCGCAGACGGCGTCGACCTACAACAAGATCTTCTCCTACTGCCTCCCTTCCTCCGCCAGCTACACCGGACACCTCACCTTCGGATCCGCCGGAATCTCCAGATCCGTTAAATTCACTCCGATCTCCACGATCACGGACGGCACATCCTTCTACGGCCTCGACATCGTCGGAATCTCCGTCGGAGGTCAGGATCTAGCGATTCCTCCGACGGTGTTCTCTACTCCGGGAGGTTTGATCGACTCCGGAACCGTCATCTCTCGCCTCCCGCCGAGAGCCTACGCGGCGCTCCGGAGCTCTTTCAAGGCGAAGATGTTGCAGTACAAGAACACGTCGGCCGTCTCGATCTTGGACACGTGTTTCGACCTCACCGGGCTTAAGACGGTGACGATCCCGACGGTTTCGTTCCGCTTCAGCGGTGGCGCCGTCGTGGAGCTCGGCTCGAGAGGGGTTTTGTACGCGTTCAAGATGTCGCAGGTGTGTTTGGCGTTTGCGGGGAATAGCGATGAGAATAACGCTGCCATCTTTGGGAACGTTCAGCAGCAAACGCTGGAAGTCGTGTACGACGGTGCGGGCGGGCGGGTCGGGTTTGCTCCTAATGGGTGTAAATGA
- the LOC108816773 gene encoding aspartyl protease family protein At5g10770 has product MSIIMRNLLIIILIFCVYLNWGCTEGAQERDSGKVDYHTVQLSSLLSTGSNTKGSLHVVDKHVVRSPLRRSKVTRLDLENILRQDRARLDYIHSRLSNNFADQPRQTESKSKDISVKDVSKRKSELDWGSYIETIGNGNT; this is encoded by the exons ATGAGCATTATAATGAGAAATTTGTTGATTATAATACTAATCTTTTGTGTATATCTCAACTGGGGTTGTACTGAGGGAGCTCAAGAAAGAGATAGTGGGAAAGTGGATTATCACACAGTTCAACTCAGCTCTCTTTTATCAACAG GATCTAATACCAAGGGGTCGCTGCACGTAGTGGACAAGCATGTCGTGCGCTCACCTCTTAGGAGAAGCAAAGTTACGAGACTCGACCTTGAAAACATCCTCAGGCAGGATCGAGCACGCTTAGACTACATCCACTCTAGACTGTCAAATAATTTCGCTGACCAACCAAGGCAAACCGAATCTAAAAGTAAAGATATATCGGTCAAGGACGTGAGTAAGAGGAAGAGCGAGCTCGATTGGGGGAGCTACATCGAGACTATCGGAAATGGAAACACCTAA